The following are encoded together in the Hyalangium ruber genome:
- a CDS encoding sensor histidine kinase — translation MDPTQDPHNEAPRQDTPAAPEGRPLRRRELQANEALQLLSRVGRLLSVRRGSLRLRLQKALRAATSYELATFGLLDLIRADGQLHRVVAVHRNAESEAHLRAVPGHYRPDTACSPIHEVLHTGLSRLFVDYPLEVRRMVGSLPEHLARLEEHQPRSLLVVPLSSRGRVLGLMLLARSEPLPPYRTEDLEIAEELARRLVAAIDSARMRRKAQRAERRARFLSRASQALAASLDYRVTLDRVARLAVPTVADLCTVDILEEDGSIRRLAVAHRAPEKAAVAWELEHRWPSRLEDSFGPGKVIRSGRPELRGEVPDAKLPLAARDTEHLRTLRTLELESYLVAPLQARGRTLGAITFAYTGSHRRYRKADLHLAMELADRAALAVDNALLYRASQEAVRLRDEFLAVASHELKTPLTPLALRLQSLRRELDRGGAIVNPTRLREHVAALQRQSKRLSTLVESLLDVSRLEAGRLELNLEFVDLSALVREVIGRFAAQALRTSTELEVRAEEPVVGRWDRIRLEQVVSSLLSNALKYGVGRPIHIRAERSPTGARLVVKDEGIGISPEHLPRIFDRFERAVSAEHFGGLGLGLYLTRHLVEAFGGTIRAASEPGQGATFEVNLPLASPEA, via the coding sequence ATGGACCCCACCCAGGACCCGCACAACGAGGCGCCGCGCCAGGACACACCGGCTGCCCCCGAGGGGCGTCCTCTCCGCAGGCGTGAGCTGCAGGCCAACGAGGCCTTGCAGCTGCTCTCCCGGGTTGGCCGCCTGCTCTCCGTCCGACGGGGCAGCCTCCGCCTCCGGTTGCAGAAGGCCCTTCGCGCGGCCACCTCCTACGAGCTGGCCACCTTTGGCCTGTTGGACCTCATCCGGGCCGATGGGCAGTTGCACCGCGTGGTGGCGGTCCATCGCAACGCGGAGAGCGAGGCCCACCTGCGCGCCGTGCCGGGCCACTATCGCCCCGACACCGCATGCAGCCCCATCCACGAGGTGCTGCACACGGGCCTGTCGCGGCTCTTCGTGGACTACCCGCTGGAGGTCCGCCGAATGGTGGGCTCGTTGCCCGAGCACCTCGCGCGGCTGGAGGAGCACCAGCCCCGCTCGCTGTTGGTGGTGCCGCTGTCGAGCCGCGGGCGCGTGCTGGGGCTGATGCTGCTGGCCCGAAGCGAGCCCCTGCCCCCGTACCGGACCGAGGACTTGGAGATAGCCGAGGAGCTGGCACGGCGCCTCGTCGCCGCCATCGACTCCGCGCGCATGAGGCGCAAGGCCCAGCGCGCCGAGCGCCGGGCGCGGTTCCTCTCCCGGGCGAGCCAGGCGCTCGCGGCCTCGCTGGACTACCGCGTGACGCTGGACCGGGTGGCGCGCCTGGCGGTGCCCACGGTGGCGGACCTGTGTACGGTGGACATCCTCGAGGAGGACGGAAGCATTCGCCGGCTGGCGGTGGCGCACCGCGCGCCGGAGAAGGCGGCCGTGGCCTGGGAGCTCGAGCACCGCTGGCCCTCGCGCCTGGAGGACTCCTTCGGCCCTGGCAAGGTCATCCGCAGCGGCCGGCCCGAGCTGCGCGGTGAGGTGCCGGACGCGAAGCTGCCCCTGGCCGCAAGGGACACGGAGCACCTGCGCACGCTGCGCACCCTGGAGCTCGAGTCGTACCTCGTCGCCCCCTTGCAGGCGCGGGGACGCACGCTGGGCGCCATCACCTTCGCGTATACCGGCTCGCACCGGCGCTACCGCAAGGCGGACCTGCACCTGGCCATGGAGCTGGCCGACCGCGCCGCCCTGGCCGTGGACAACGCGCTGCTCTACCGCGCCTCGCAGGAGGCCGTGCGGCTGCGAGATGAGTTCCTCGCCGTCGCCTCGCACGAGCTGAAGACGCCGCTCACCCCGCTGGCCCTGCGGCTGCAGAGCCTGCGCCGGGAGCTGGACCGGGGCGGCGCCATCGTGAACCCCACGCGCCTGCGCGAGCACGTGGCCGCGCTCCAGCGTCAGAGCAAGCGGCTGTCCACGCTGGTGGAGAGCCTGTTGGATGTCTCGCGCCTCGAGGCGGGCCGGCTGGAGCTGAACCTGGAGTTCGTGGACCTCTCGGCGTTGGTGCGCGAGGTCATCGGCCGCTTCGCCGCGCAGGCCCTGCGCACGAGCACCGAGCTGGAGGTGCGCGCCGAGGAGCCCGTCGTGGGGCGCTGGGACCGCATTCGCCTGGAGCAGGTGGTGAGCAGCCTGCTCAGCAACGCGCTCAAGTATGGCGTGGGCCGACCCATCCACATCCGCGCCGAGCGCAGCCCCACGGGCGCGCGGCTCGTGGTGAAGGACGAGGGCATCGGCATCTCCCCCGAGCACCTGCCGCGCATCTTCGACCGCTTCGAGCGGGCGGTGTCCGCCGAGCACTTCGGCGGGCTGGGGCTGGGGCTCTACCTCACGCGCCACCTGGTGGAGGCGTTCGGCGGCACCATCCGCGCCGCCAGCGAGCCGGGCCAGGGCGCCACCTTCGAGGTGAACCTGCCGCTGGCCTCACCCGAGGCTTGA
- a CDS encoding response regulator, translating into MNHPSCLLVIDDDHDILLSLQDALEMEGYHVATARTGREGLERLDSGLRPDLILLDLMMPDVSGWAFRARQRADPALDAIPVVVVSGQGLSTHDVAELGVAGYLPKPLDLDSLLSTVARFAPPPAPPESAGLSSW; encoded by the coding sequence ATGAATCATCCAAGCTGCCTGCTGGTCATCGATGACGACCATGACATCCTCCTCTCCCTGCAGGATGCGCTCGAGATGGAGGGTTACCACGTTGCCACCGCGCGGACTGGCCGCGAGGGACTGGAGCGCCTGGACAGCGGGCTGCGCCCGGACCTCATTCTGCTCGATCTCATGATGCCGGACGTGAGCGGGTGGGCCTTCCGGGCCCGCCAGCGCGCGGATCCCGCGCTCGATGCCATTCCGGTGGTCGTCGTCTCCGGGCAGGGCTTGAGCACGCACGATGTCGCCGAGCTCGGGGTGGCTGGGTACCTGCCGAAGCCGTTGGACCTCGATTCCCTGCTGAGCACCGTGGCGCGCTTTGCGCCACCCCCCGCGCCGCCGGAATCGGCGGGGCTCTCGTCCTGGTAG